The Oxyura jamaicensis isolate SHBP4307 breed ruddy duck chromosome 24, BPBGC_Ojam_1.0, whole genome shotgun sequence genome contains a region encoding:
- the LOC118178008 gene encoding FXYD domain-containing ion transport regulator 6-like isoform X4, whose protein sequence is MLPWRRRGLICTPERRVCFSGEDTARPDAAMDAALIVLCSLLVPAAVADVGTQEKEEDPFNYDYQSLRIGGLVFAVVLFTVGILLILSRRCRCSFNQKPRAPGDEEAQAENLIASNATGAQKAEN, encoded by the exons ATGCTGCCTTGGAGGAGAAGGGGGCTCATCTGCACTCCAGAACGccgtgtttgtttttctggcgAGGACACCGCCAGGCCCGACG CAGCCATGGACGCGGCGCTCATCgtcctgtgctccctgctggtGCCGGCGGCCGTGGCAGATG TGGGCAcccaggagaaggaggaagaccCCTTTAACTACG ACTACCAAAGCCTGAGGATCGGCGGGCTGGTGTTTGCCGTGGTCCTGTTCACCGTTGGCATCCTGCTTATCCTCA gcaggaggtgcaggTGCAGTTTTAACCAGAAGCCCAG AGCTCCGGGGGATGAAGAGGCTCAGGCTGAGAACTTGATTGCCTCGAACG CAACAGgagcacagaaagcagagaactgA
- the LOC118178008 gene encoding uncharacterized protein LOC118178008 isoform X1, producing the protein MCNQKLLYHQLLGSLYAFLKPGNYPALRAWASEGDCLGRGSQRHAPAAAQPRAAQRQRQLQAGEMKASDVQIKHICLKMTGHGKGGKDVNYHGKRLAAMDAALIVLCSLLVPAAVADVGTQEKEEDPFNYDYQSLRIGGLVFAVVLFTVGILLILSRRCRCSFNQKPRAPGDEEAQAENLIASNATGAQKAEN; encoded by the exons ATGTGCAACCAGAAGTTACTGTATCACCAGCTGTTGGGCTCTTTGTACGCCTTTCTAAAACCTGGTAATTATCCAGCATTACGTGCCTGGGCGAGCGAGGGGGATTGTctgggcagaggcagccagCGGCACGCTCCAGCGGCAGCGCAGCCCCGCGCCGCACAAAGGCAgcggcagctgcaggcaggggaaaTGAAAGCCTCCGACGTTCAGATAAAGCACATTTGCCTCAAAATGACAGGACAcggaaagggagggaaggacGTGAATTATCATGGGAAGCGACTCG CAGCCATGGACGCGGCGCTCATCgtcctgtgctccctgctggtGCCGGCGGCCGTGGCAGATG TGGGCAcccaggagaaggaggaagaccCCTTTAACTACG ACTACCAAAGCCTGAGGATCGGCGGGCTGGTGTTTGCCGTGGTCCTGTTCACCGTTGGCATCCTGCTTATCCTCA gcaggaggtgcaggTGCAGTTTTAACCAGAAGCCCAG AGCTCCGGGGGATGAAGAGGCTCAGGCTGAGAACTTGATTGCCTCGAACG CAACAGgagcacagaaagcagagaactgA
- the LOC118178008 gene encoding FXYD domain-containing ion transport regulator 6-like isoform X5, with protein sequence MDAALIVLCSLLVPAAVADVGTQEKEEDPFNYDYQSLRIGGLVFAVVLFTVGILLILSRRCRCSFNQKPRAPGDEEAQAENLIASNATGAQKAEN encoded by the exons ATGGACGCGGCGCTCATCgtcctgtgctccctgctggtGCCGGCGGCCGTGGCAGATG TGGGCAcccaggagaaggaggaagaccCCTTTAACTACG ACTACCAAAGCCTGAGGATCGGCGGGCTGGTGTTTGCCGTGGTCCTGTTCACCGTTGGCATCCTGCTTATCCTCA gcaggaggtgcaggTGCAGTTTTAACCAGAAGCCCAG AGCTCCGGGGGATGAAGAGGCTCAGGCTGAGAACTTGATTGCCTCGAACG CAACAGgagcacagaaagcagagaactgA